AAACCATTTCCAGTGGTTGTACCTTGGATCAGCAGATCCAAGGTATCTACATTACCCGGAGCAGAATCGGTTGTAAAGGATGTGGCGGTGAAAGTAGCCGTGCCAGAGGCGGTAGTAAAGGTTACGGTAAAAGCACCGGCACCGGGAACACCATCCGCTTCAGAGAAGTCGAAGGTCAGGGGAGAGAGAGCTACAGACGAACCAATGGCAACCGCTAGAGGGCCAGAGAAAAAGTCGTTGGGGTTACCCAGATAAGTTGGTTGGTTGGTATTGACCAAGTTTATATTAGGAAAGGTAAGTGAGGTGGCATTGGATAGATTAGGGCCCGCATAAGAAACTGTACCCACTGGAACATAGCCAATGTTAGCATTTAATTGAGCAGCCTGAGCAGCACCGGCAAAGCCGAAAGCCGCAACGCTGCCCGCAATGGCGAGAGCGCCAGTGGTTAGTTGTCTAGAGATGTTGGTAGTCATTTTGAGTTGTTTGTTGTTTTTTGTTAGAACAAAACACATAGATGTCTGTACTCTATACCATTAGAACTTCAGATCAGGCAAAATATTCTAAAGATTTCATAAAAACCGATAAAATAGACAATTTTCCTCAACCAGTGTACATAAGTACCTAAGCAAAATTAATTACACATCCAAGCCGTCACCCGTCAGCCAAAAGCTTTTTGCTGTGACCAGTAAACAGTGAACTAAAAATTCAAATCTGATCCCTGATAGCTGTCCCGGAGTCCCCGTCTCCTGACGACCGTCTCCTGTCTCCGTTCGGACCTCGGCGTGAGCTTTTGTCGAACGCAAAAGCTCACGGCCGAAGCCTGTCTCCTGTCTCGACTAGGAAATTAATTTTGCACGACTACTTAGCTGATATGTTGACACATAAAACTCCGTAAATAGCGCAATTTATCTAGGGCTTGCTGAAAATTACTGGAAGTTTTACTAGAAAACGGTTTTGGGACTTTTTTAGCCAAAAAAGTGCAAGAAACAAAGGTTGAGAAATCGATCCGAGAGACTCAAAACCCTTGCACTTTCCGGAGGCGATTGCAAAGGGTTCTGCTTCCCAGTGCGCGAGGTCATTGTGTTATTCTGACTTCCCCGACCGACGACCGGCTACTGACGACCGACTCCTAACCCCACCAACAAACTTTTTCAGCAAGCCCTATCTAATAAGCTTTTGCCAAATACTTCTTCAATATCTATTGGCCATCTTTGTCGATAAATTTCCCCCCCCCTTGCCCCCTGCCCCCCGACATCGGGGGGGCAGGGGGGGTGGGAGAGGGGAGTATGACCTGATAGCAGCTCAAGAGCTTACTTTGGTCAGAAGTCTTATAATCTTCTCAAAGCAACGATTGGGTCTAATTTAGCGGCACGATGAGCGGGAACAACACCGAAAATCAGACCGATGGCACTAGAAACTCCTAAAGCGAGAATTATCGCAGGGATTGAGACACTGGTGGTTAAAGCGGCAAAAATTCCCGCTAGATACATTCCTTGAATGCCGACAAAAATCCCGATAATTCCGCCAGTGGTGGCTAAAATCACCGATTCAATGAGAAATTGACCTTTTATATCCCCTTCTTTGGCTCCTAAAGCCTTTCTTAACCCGATTTCTTGGGTTCTTTCCGTGACTGACACGAGCATAATATTCATTACGCCGATTCCCCCAACAAAAAGGGAAATACTGGCGATCGAGGCTAACATTCTAGTTAAACTATCGTTAGTCTCTTTGGCCATTTCTAAGACTGTGGTTTGGAGGAAAACCTGCACATAATTCTCGTCGCTGACCTGATGACGCATTTGCAGCAGGTTGCTAATCTGAAACTGGGCGGCTTTAATTTGGGCAGAGTTTTTCGCCAAGACAGAAATATGAGTCAGGGGAATGCCAAAGATAGAATTGCGCCCTAAAACCTGATTAGACATGGTAGTTAGGGGAATTAAAGCTCGATCGTCCTGATTAGCCTCAAATAAGGAGCCTTTCGCCTGTAAAATTCCAATCACTTGAAAACCAAGATTGCCGATGCGAAGATTTTCGCCGACGGGATTGCGATTACCAAAGAGATTTTTGGCTAATTCCGATCCCAAGACAATCACGCGATTATCCCGTTTCAGGTCAGATTCCATAATAAATCTACCTTTAGATAGTTGACGGTTACGCACGTTTAGGTACTCGGCTCCCACCCCAATCAGGGGGCTATTACTGGTTCTATTACCGAAGGATAAGATTCTTTTACCGCTCAATTCGGGAGAAATGGCGGCAATGGCGGGAACTTGAGATGCGATCGCTTGAGCATCTTCGTAGGTGAGGGGCCGGGGATTAGGAATTGTCCGCCGGACATTGCGCGAGGAGGTGGAAACAAATAAAACATTCGGACCGAGGGCTTCAAACTGCTCGAGGGCGACTTTTTGCGCTCCTTCACCCACTCCCACTAGGGCAATGACGGAGGCGTTACCGATAGCAATTCCCAGCATAGTCAGACCACTACGCAGTTTATTGCCCATCAAAGCGGAAAAAGCCATTTTCAGGTTTTCGAGCATTTCCATGGTTAGTTACATTCAGTGATCAGTGATCAGTAAACAGTAATCAGTGAAAAGTAAACAGTAATCAGTGAAAAGTAAACAGTAAACAGTGAAAAGTAAACAGTAATCAGTTATCAGGGATAAAGATGAAGATAAATAAATAACTAATTAACTAATTAACTTACATCTGATAACTGATAACTGATAACTGATAACTGATAACTGATAACTGATAACTGATAACTGATAACTGATAACTGATTAGCGGGTAGAGATTTGGATCGTTTCCGGTTTGCTTAAATCGCCGGTAATAGTTAAACTGCGCTGATTAGCGTGGAGATGACGGACGATTTTATAGATAGCCTCAACTTGGTCACTAGAGCCGATTTTGGCCGCTAGTGTGGTTAGGTCGAGAGCAGTTCCCGTTTCCCGAACAACTTGCACGATTTTTCTTTGTAAATCCAGAATAGAAGCGGCGGCTTTTTTCCCTGCTTCTACCCCGGGTTGATGGTAGGCGTTAATGTTAACTAAACTAGCATAGAAACTAACGGCCCGTTCGTAGAGGGCGATCAAGGCCCCCACCTGACGGGGAGTAACCTCTGGGATAGTGATAGTGATAGAGTGACGACTATTTTCGTATAAAGCTTGTCGAGTACCTTGCAGTAATCCTGAGAGGAAATCGCCAGCAGTGGAGCCAGTTTCCACTTCCATGGAATCTCCTTGTCGGTCTTTTAACACTTCAATAAAAGTGGCGAAGAAATTGGGAATACCTTCGCGTAATTGTTGGACGTAGGCGTGTTGGTCCGTGGAACCTTTGTTACCATAGACGGCGATCCCTTGGTACACCTTATTACCATCGAGGTCTTTTTCTTTACCGAGGGACTCCATGACCAATTGTTGCAGATAGCGGCTAAAGAGATAGAGACTGTCTTTGTAGGGCAGAATCACCATATCTTTCTCTCCCTTGCCATTGCCCTCATGATACCAAGCTAGAGCAAGTAGGGCGCTAGGATTTTTTTTCAGGTTATGGACGCGGGTGGCGATGTCCATTTCTTTGGCCCCGGCTAACATTTCATCGATGTCGATACCCTGCAAAGCGGCCGGGAGAAGACCGACGGCGGATAGTTCTGATGTACGACCACCGACCCAATCCTGCATGGGGAAACGAGTTAGCCAATCTTGGGCGTATTTGTCCAGTTGGCTACCCGGCATAGTGACGGCGACCGCGTGTGGCGGAAAGTCTAAATCTTGTTTTTCGTAAGCGTTGCGGACTTCTAACATTCCGTTTCTCGCTTCGGGAGTGCCGCCGGATTTACTGGTGACGATAACCAGGGTGGTAGCTAGGGGTAAATGGGCTAGGGTGCGATCGATGCCTTTAGGGTCGGTATTATCAATAAAAGCAATCTCTAAGGGGGGATTAAGGGGGGATAGAGCCGAACCGACGAATTGGGGACCCAAAGCAGACCCCCCGATGCCGACACAGAGGATATGGCTAAATTTTGCCCGATTGGGCGGCTTAATCGCTCCGGAGTGAATTTTTTTGACAAATTCTTTGATCTGTGCTATTGGTTCGGTGATTTCGTCCCGCAATTCCTGGTTAGGAGCGAGTTCAGGAGCGCGCAGCCAGTAGTGGCCGACCATACGCTGTTCGTCGGGATTGGCGATCGCACCCTGTTCTAAAGCTGCCATATCTTGGAAAGCACGCTCAAATTTTGCTTCTAGACCTTTGAGAAAAGCCTCATCGAAGGGAATCCGACTGACATCGAGATAAAGTTCTAGGTTAGGGTGATAGTATAACCAATCTTGGTAACGTTGCCAGAGTTGCAGATTATCCATAAAAAAAAGCGAAATTTTTGTTTAATTACTCGTTTAGGGGAGATAGGATTCTATCCTCTCCAATCATCATACAGGTAGTTTTAGACTAGAAGATGACGGTTAACCATATATTAGGGGTTGGCAAAATGCTAACAGTGACGGAACTATCCCCTAATTGTTCGGTTTGCTGGTGTTGGCTGTTGATTTTTTAACCTTTCCTATGGCTATCTACTCATCCCCCCTCAAAATCGGTAACTTAGAAGTGCATAGCCGCGTCTTGCAATCACCTTTATCCGGTGTCACCGATTTAGTGTTTCGGCGCTTGGTGAGACGCTTTGCTCCTGATTCCATGCTCTATACCGAGATGGTTAATGCGACAGAAATCTCCCAGCTGCAAGAGTTACCGCAATTAATGGTTATCGGGGACAAAGAACAACCCATTAGTATGCAATTATTTGATTGCCGTCCCGATTTTATGGCTGTGGCGGCGGAAAAAGCGGTTAAAGAAGGAGCGATGACCATCGATATTAATATGGGTTGTCCAGTTAATAAAATTACTAAAAAAGGCGGCGGTTCTTCGCTTTTACGACAGCCAGAAATTGCCGAGCAAATTGTTAGGGAAGTGGTGGGAGCGGTATCGGTGCCAGTAACGGTGAAAACTCGCTTGGGATGGAACGCTCAGGAGATTAATATTATCGATTTTGCCCGTCGTTTGCAAGATGCGGGAGCGCAAATGTTGACCCTGCACGCACGCACTAGGGAACAGGGTTATCACGGGCCGGCCGATTGGCAATGGATTAAACGGGTGAAGGAGGTTTTATCAATTCCTGTCATTGCTAATGGTGATATCGTTTCTGTGGAAGCGGCGATTAATTGTTTGGAATTTACCCGGGCCGATGGGGTGATGTGTTCGCGGGGAACCCTCGGTTATCCCTATTTGGTGGGGGAAATCGATTATTACCTCAAAACAGGCAAAAAGTTGCCGAAACCCACCTCTATTGACCTGTTAAGCCTAGCTAAAGAGCATTTACAGGGGCTATGGCTATACAAGGGACAACGCGGTATTTGGCAAGCCCGGAAACATTTGGCTTGGTATTGTCAGAATTTTACCGGTGCGGCGGTTTGGCGCGATCGGTTTTCGCGGATTGAATCCCTGGCGGAGGGCTGTGATTTAATTGATAGAGCTATTGCCCAATTAAACCTTGAAAACGAGAATATTTACAGATAACGGTTGAACTGACCCGCTATCATCAACCTTGAATGATATTATTAGTCTAAGTAGGGTTTGCTGAAAAAGTAGAGGCGAAGCATTCGGATAGGAAATCTACGGTTTCAGCGATAGGTTATGCCCGAATGCTTCGCCCCTACAGGACTCTCAAAATCTTGCACCTGTTTCGCGAAACAGTCCCCTAAAACCTTACCTCGTCTATATTTCACATTTATTCAGCAAACCCTACCTAAGCCCGCTCACGGGTTTCAGCCTTATGGCGCAATTTGCTTGCCTGCTCCTGACTATTCCGATATATTCAGTTAAACGAAGGGGTTGGGTTTCCTTGCGTCAAACCAGCCTAGGGCTGTGATTTAATTGATAGAGCTATTGCCCAATTAAACCTTGAAAACGAGAATATTTACAGATAACGATCGCACTGACCCGCTATCATCAACCTTGAATGATATTATTAGTCTAACTCTCGGTCGGGTGCAGTGATTGGTTAGATCGCTCCTAATTCTTACCTAGAATCTTGTCATACTCGGAGTGTGAACCAACCCAGAACCAAACTATCTTTTCTTCGTCTGACTTCTTAATCCCTAATGCTCGCCATCCAATGCCGACTCTGACTGACCAGATTTTTTCTCTTGGTTTCACCTCTTTGAACTCTAGGCTGGGGTGAAATGGATTTTCTTGCCAAATCTCGTAATTTTTCTTGGCTGTTTCTTGTACCCTTTGCGGCAAACTGAGAAAAAGTTGACGAAACCTCTTGGTTCTGGCTGACTTCATTCTTCCCCAAAGCCTTTATCTTCTGTTCTCCCCTCTTGTTCTTCTATCAGGGCTTCCTGTGCCATTGTTATTAAAGCTCCCAATTCCAGATCTTCGTTAGAAAGGCTTTGCTGCCACTTTAATTCACTTTCAATATCTTCCAGCAATTGTTGAGCAAGTTCATCCTGAAGAGACTCTGGCAGTTTCTGGATTTCTGTGAATGCTTTTTGCAACAGAGTAGTCATGTTTTGTTAATGTTTTACAGGCATGGGAATATTTTACCACCTCCTGAGTCGAGTCATCGGACCATAACCTCACGGATTACTGCTCCGGGTGGAAGGTCGATAGCATCAGGTTGTAAATAAAGCTCGATCGCTTCCCGTATATTAGACTTGTTGCGGAATAGTGGGATAATGGGGAAGAAACAATGATTGGCTATCCCCTTGAATGCTGAACATTGGCAGAATCTTGGGCGTTGCTGATTTGAGAGCTGAATCTTCGGTAAATAATGATAGCTGGACACCTTTTAAGGACAATTTTTGCTACTCTCCCATCCTAAGTTGTTAGGAAACAACAACATTTACCTATTAATTAACCCCACTCTGTTGCGTATCTTGACCTTGTACGGCATCGGCAGCGGAAACACCATCACCTTGAAAACCAAAATACCATAAAGTAGCGGCAGCTTCAGCGCGAGTTACTGGTCTTTTTGGCTGAAATAGGGTAGTAAAACCAAAAACTCGCCGAATATTGGCTTGTTCGGCATTTTGAAAATCGGCATAAAGAGCGCGCACCAGCTGCGGGTTAATTTTATTAGTATCCTGAAAACCCCAAGTATTTTTAATCGTATCAAGATTGGCACTCGGTAAAGCTTTTCTGATATCTAATGGCACTTTCCACGCGATTAAATCTTCCCGGGTTAAAGGGGCATTGGGACGGAATAAAAGGGCGCTACTATCTCCCGTTAAAGGAGAGGGAATTAACCCCGCTTCCGCTAATCCTTGAATATAAATATAATCAGGATCGTTATTTTTAACATCACTAAAAGCTGGGGAACTATTGGGAGTAGCTAAACGGATTTGTTTACCCGCCACATTAGCATAAATCGCATTATTAGCCCGTAACAACCAGCGCGCAAATTCTCGGCGCGTTATTGTATCATTAGGGTTAAACTGATTGTTATTACCTGTTAATACTCCCAATCTAGCTAAGTCTTGAATGTGGCTCTTTAAGGGATTAGGTAAGGATTCGAGATCGTTAAAACTGGTGGGATTGAGATTGGGTAACGGGGAGGGACTAGGGGAGGGACTAGGGGAAGCAATCGGCGTTCCTGTTGGACGATAATCGAGGCTATATTCGGTATTGGGAGAAGTGGCAGTTATGGTGATAGTTAATTCTAAATTATCTCGACGGGCCGTCAGGGTACTATTGACTCCTTCCCCAGAAAAGGGAGTGATAATTTCCCAATTATTATTAACTAATTCCTGTTGATAAAAAGCCTCGATCGCATTGCTGGGATCGTTGGATTGCCAACGGGTTTGTCCACCGGTATTATCGGGATTTGTCTGCACGGATAATAATTCTGATTGACTATATCGAGGAATTTCTGCGGGAAAATTTGCGGGTAATTGCTTGTTATTAGGAGAGTTTTCTGGTATGGGATTTGTTTGTAGATTAGGATCGGCAGCCAGACGATTTTCTAGGACAGGATTGCCACTACAGGCTGCTAAAATGCCCAGCAGGGTGATCATTGTACTGTAGCGAATAAACTTACTCACGGTCTTTACTAATATTGTTTCCTTAGCTTTATCCTAGCTTATTTACCCAGGTTTTTGACTAGGGAAAATTTTGCGCCACCATTGACGTAATTTCCCCAGCAGAAATCCGCCTAACCCTTTTGTGTATTTTTCAAATTTGTAGTAAAATAAAATGTCGATTATATCCTGTGTGGAAAGATACTTGAGATAGGATACTCCTTGATCGATACGCGCATCACTATATTCTAAATAAACTTGGCGACTGAGGCGATCGGATAAATTCCATTTTGGTTGAAAATATTCTTGCATCCTCTGTTGATAAGCGGCAAAACTCCTCAATTTTCCCTGTAAATATTCTTCCATGTATTCACCAGCAATTTCGGCTCCTTTCATGCCATGGCGAATACCTTCCCCTCCTAAAAAGTTAACCGTAGAAACCGCGTCACCAATCGCTATAATATTCGGTTCTTGATAATAAATATCTTGCAGATTGAGCGAATATTCTAAAATAGAACCATGACTGTCAATTATATCATATTTAGAGAGATTCATGTAGGTTTGCATAATTTGTGTAATATAACTTTTTAAAGGCTTAACTTCAGAAATATAAGGATGTTCTCCCTCTAACCAAGCGGCTCCTATTTTTAATTGCTGATTATCCATAGGAAAAATCCAGCCATAACCTTTAGGACTCCATTTATGACCGAGAAAAAATACTAAATTATCTTGATACTTTTGATAATCTAATTCTGGCACAGCAATTAAATATTCAATACCCACTGCTTTTAAAAAATCAGGTTTTTCTCGTCTATGTTTATACATAACTGCTCTAGCGTATCCCGTGGCATCAACCAATAAACGAGTAGTAACTGTCTCGATTTTTTCTCCTTTTGATTTCAAGAAAACAGTTAGCTTATTCTCCATCTGTTGATATTTCAGATAACGACAACCTAAACGAACTTCTCCCCCCCAACGCAGCACTTCTGCGGCTAAAAACTCTCGCAATTTGGCAAAATCAAAAACTACCCCTAAAGGTTGCGGTGATGACCAAGAACGATGTATGCTAGTGGAGACAATTTCGATATTTTTCCAAAACCTAGCCACTACGGTTTCGGGGAGATTGAATTGTTCTAAAATTTCTAGGGGAGAAGCGGCACTAGAAAAGTTATTATCTTGCCAACTAGAATGTTGTTCCACTAAAAGCACACGATAACCTTTTTCACTTAATAATCTCCCACAGTGACCTCCCGCCGGTCCCCCCCCAATAATTACGACATCATAATCCATGATTTACTCCCTCGCCTAATCTTGCTAACTTGCCTCTATTTTACCCTAAATTGCCTTTTGTTAAACCCCAAACTTATGAAGCTGTTGTCCATATAAATTTGATACTCTTTTTGACCTGTTCCCTATTCCCTCATCGAAATCCGACTAGCTTATGACATTTTTCTTATTATTAGTTACTTCCCTATCGCTGATAATTTGGTTATATTTAATCTTAGCTAGGGGACAATTTTGGCTATCTAACCAAACAATTAATCCCGTTACTTCTCCCTTAACAAATTATCCAAAAGTCTCGGCAATTATCCCAGCGAGAAACGAAGCCGACGTTTTACCTATCAGTTTAACCTCCCTCTTTAACCAAGATTATCAAGGAGAATTTTCGATTATTTTAATTGACGATCAAAGCAGTGATGGTACGGGAAAAGTTGCTCAAGAAATTGCCGATAAATACCATAAATCTGGCCAGATAACTATTATTTATGGACAAGCTTTAGAGATAGGATGGACGGGTAAATTATGGGCAATGAAACAGGGAATAACAGAGGCTACCGAGAAATTCGCTCCCGATTATTTTCTCTTCACCGATGCCGATATTGCCCACGCGCCGGATAATTTAACCCAATTAGTCACTAAAGCAGTACAAGAAAAACAAGCTTTAGTTTCCCTGATGGTGTGGCTACGCTGTGAAAATTTTTGGGAAAAATTACTCATTCCTGCCTTTGTTTTTTTCTTCGAGAAACTCTATCCTTTTCCCCTAGTTAATAACCCTAATTCCCCGATAGCTGCCGCCGCTGGGGGTTGCATTTTAATTCGCCGAGATATTCTGGAAAAAATTGGCGGTATTGAGATTCTTAAACAAGCTTTAATTGATGATTGTTCCTTGGCGATTGCGGTTAAAAAATATCTGCAAAATCACCCCAAAAATACCGAGAGATCTATCTGGTTAGGATTAACAGAAACCAGCTATAGTCTCCGTCCCTATCCCGATTTAGCCAGCATTTGGAATATGGTAGCCCGCACCGCCTTTACACAACTAAATTACTCAATACTTTGGTTAATCGGGACAATTTTCGGGATGTTTTTAACCTATTTAGCCGCCCCCTTGGGCTTAATCGGGGGATTGATATTAAAAGAAAGATTAATTATTATAATTAGCACCGTCACCTTACTACTAATGGCCCTCTCCTATAGCCCGACTTTAAGACTATATAAATTATCCCCCCTGCGGGCTTTAACTTTACCCCTAATTGCCCTCTTTTATAGTTTAATGACTGTCGATTCTGCCCTGCGTTATTGGCGCGGCCAAGGGGGAAGTTGGAAAGGGCGAGTTTATCCTAATTAGCTAGAGCAAGCCTTAAGAATTTCTAGCAAATTGACTAAGGGGTTATCTTATACTAAATCCAGTTATTAAAGACTGATTATCTATTCCTCCTTTTGCCTCTTGCCTCTTGCCTCTTGCCTATCCTGATATGTAGCCTATACTCAACGGATTTAGTATTAATGCTTGCTGCTATCAGATTAATTTTCTTCCTCTGGTTCTGGGGTTGGTTTTGGTAAACGAGCGATAAAATCTTTCATTTTAGGATGATTAAACATTTTCTCCGTGTCTTGCAGAAGACGTTGACCCCAGAGATTTTCCCCTAAAAATTCTAGACTGACATAACGACTATCGCTAGTGAGAGCGGCCTGAGCTAATTTGATGCCCTCCTCAGTTTTCCCTTGACTATAAATAGCCACCGCAATAGCTAACTGAGGTTCCGCCTGTTTAGGATCGATTTTCAAAGCGGCGCGCCAATCTTTAAGGGCTGCTTCCTTATCGCCCTGTTCGTATTTAACTAAACCAATATTATTAATAGCGGGCCAAAAGTTTTTATCTTGACTAACAGCTTTTTCGTAAGCTGCTATCGCCGCAGGATATTGTGCTAACTTGAGATAGGAATTACCGAGATCAAAAAGAGCGGGGGAGATATCGGGTTTCATTTGCAAACCCGCTTCAATCTGGGCAATAGCAGACTTGTAATCCTGATTCTGAAAATAGGCACTACCGAGGGAAAATTTAATATTAGCTTGGGCATCGGCGGGAGCAAGGGACAAAGATTGATTTAATGCCTGGATACCGGGTTGCACCTGGTCGTCTTGCAGATATAAACTACCGAGAATAAACCAAGTTTGATAGAGATGGGGGGCTAACTGCACCGCTAACTTAGCCCGTCCGAGGGCTGCATCGGTACGGCGAAAACGAGCTAATTGGATGGCATCTTCGGCCATTTCAATTCCCGCTTGTTCCATCTGTTCTAACTCCGGTTCGATGGCGTAGGGGAGTAGTGCCTGGGAAAAAGCCGGCGGGCTGCCAGCGACGAAAAAAATGAGCAAAGAAACGATTAATTGAAGTTTTGGCACAGTTTACCCCCGCGATAGGCCTTTTTTAATCAGTCTATCTCGCTTGGGAGTTGTTGGCTAAAGAAACAACAAAGGCAGCTCTAGAGACGTTAGTATATAACCAATTAACTTTTGGCTGATCGATGGCAATAACCGTGTTGGGAAAATCAAATCGCCCCCTATTTTGGATATTCGGACTCATGGCTAGTGGTTTTTTGGCGGTGGGAGTGGTTTCTTATCGCTTACTGCAAACACCTCCTCCTGCCCTAGAATTGGCGAAAATGACCGTTCCTGCTCAACGAGAAACCCTCGCTGTGGAAATTAAAGCTAGTGGTAGGGTGGAACCAATCCAAAGTGTCAACATTAGCCCGAAAAACCCCGGCCGATTAGTGCGATTATTGGTGGATCAGGGCATGATCGTTAAAAGGGGACAAACCCTCGCGGTCATGGATAATTTAGAGGTGTATGCCCAGGGGATGCAGTCAGAAGCGCATCTGCGGGAAGCTCTAGCCAGTCTGGAACAGGCTAAACGCAGTATTCCCGAAGATATCCGGCAATTACAAGCCCGATTTTATCAAGCACAGGCCAGTTATAAGCAATTAGAAGCCCGTTTAGCTCAGGCCAAAGAAAGAATTCCGAAAGATTTAGACCAGCTGCAAGCTCAGGTACAAGCAGCCCAATCCCGTTTTCGACTAGCAGAAAATCGGGTTAAACGCAATGAAAATTTAGTCCGGGAAGGGGCGATCGCTCAAGACCAATTTGATGCCGTCCTCAATGAATATCTCAACGCTAAAGCCAATTTAGACGAATCGATCCGCCGTTTGGAACAAGCAGATAAAACCGCTTCCCCAGAAGTGGCGGGAATTGAGCAGGAAATGATAGGAGCGGCAGCAGCGATCGCAGAAGCGAAATTTGCCCTCGAACAACGCCAAAAAACCCAAGAAACCGAGCTGGCTCGACTAGAATCATCTGTAGCGGCCGCCAGGGCCGATTTAGAGCAAATCAAGATTCAATACCGCGATACAGTCATTACTGCTCCCTTTGATGGCATCGTCACCCAAAAATACGCCACCGAGGGTTCTTTTGTCACTCCCACCACTTCGGCCTCTAGCACCGCTTCCGCCACTTCCACCTCGATTATCGCCCTGGCATCGGGATTGGAAGTGATTGCTAAAGTGCCGGAAGTAGATGTGGGTTTATTGCAGCGCGGCCAACCCGTGCGAATTGTCGCCGATGCTTTTCCTGAAGAAGTCTTTGAAGGTCGAGTTATTCTCGTGGCTCCTGAAGCAATTATCGAGGATAATGTTACTTCTTTTGAGGTCAGAATCGGTTTGGTGACGGGACGGGACAAACTCAAATCGAAAATGAATGTGGATGTAACTTTTGTCGGCCAGCAGTTAGATAATGCTCTCGTCGTGCCGACTGTTGCCATTGTCACCCGGGAAGGCAAGTCAGGGGTTTTAGTTGCCGATGCCGAAAATAAACCCAGTTTTAA
This Microcystis wesenbergii NRERC-220 DNA region includes the following protein-coding sequences:
- a CDS encoding ParE family toxin-like protein, giving the protein MKSARTKRFRQLFLSLPQRVQETAKKNYEIWQENPFHPSLEFKEVKPREKIWSVRVGIGWRALGIKKSDEEKIVWFWVGSHSEYDKILGKN
- a CDS encoding PEP-CTERM sorting domain-containing protein, which gives rise to MTTNISRQLTTGALAIAGSVAAFGFAGAAQAAQLNANIGYVPVGTVSYAGPNLSNATSLTFPNINLVNTNQPTYLGNPNDFFSGPLAVAIGSSVALSPLTFDFSEADGVPGAGAFTVTFTTASGTATFTATSFTTDSAPGNVDTLDLLIQGTTTGNGFDPTPSSLLVNLNQVGGPGGVVNASSTFASPPQTPTADVPEPSAILGILAVVGAGAFARRKS
- a CDS encoding NAD(P)/FAD-dependent oxidoreductase, whose amino-acid sequence is MDYDVVIIGGGPAGGHCGRLLSEKGYRVLLVEQHSSWQDNNFSSAASPLEILEQFNLPETVVARFWKNIEIVSTSIHRSWSSPQPLGVVFDFAKLREFLAAEVLRWGGEVRLGCRYLKYQQMENKLTVFLKSKGEKIETVTTRLLVDATGYARAVMYKHRREKPDFLKAVGIEYLIAVPELDYQKYQDNLVFFLGHKWSPKGYGWIFPMDNQQLKIGAAWLEGEHPYISEVKPLKSYITQIMQTYMNLSKYDIIDSHGSILEYSLNLQDIYYQEPNIIAIGDAVSTVNFLGGEGIRHGMKGAEIAGEYMEEYLQGKLRSFAAYQQRMQEYFQPKWNLSDRLSRQVYLEYSDARIDQGVSYLKYLSTQDIIDILFYYKFEKYTKGLGGFLLGKLRQWWRKIFPSQKPG
- a CDS encoding glucose-6-phosphate isomerase, whose protein sequence is MDNLQLWQRYQDWLYYHPNLELYLDVSRIPFDEAFLKGLEAKFERAFQDMAALEQGAIANPDEQRMVGHYWLRAPELAPNQELRDEITEPIAQIKEFVKKIHSGAIKPPNRAKFSHILCVGIGGSALGPQFVGSALSPLNPPLEIAFIDNTDPKGIDRTLAHLPLATTLVIVTSKSGGTPEARNGMLEVRNAYEKQDLDFPPHAVAVTMPGSQLDKYAQDWLTRFPMQDWVGGRTSELSAVGLLPAALQGIDIDEMLAGAKEMDIATRVHNLKKNPSALLALAWYHEGNGKGEKDMVILPYKDSLYLFSRYLQQLVMESLGKEKDLDGNKVYQGIAVYGNKGSTDQHAYVQQLREGIPNFFATFIEVLKDRQGDSMEVETGSTAGDFLSGLLQGTRQALYENSRHSITITIPEVTPRQVGALIALYERAVSFYASLVNINAYHQPGVEAGKKAAASILDLQRKIVQVVRETGTALDLTTLAAKIGSSDQVEAIYKIVRHLHANQRSLTITGDLSKPETIQISTR
- a CDS encoding S-layer homology domain-containing protein, translated to MITLLGILAACSGNPVLENRLAADPNLQTNPIPENSPNNKQLPANFPAEIPRYSQSELLSVQTNPDNTGGQTRWQSNDPSNAIEAFYQQELVNNNWEIITPFSGEGVNSTLTARRDNLELTITITATSPNTEYSLDYRPTGTPIASPSPSPSPSPLPNLNPTSFNDLESLPNPLKSHIQDLARLGVLTGNNNQFNPNDTITRREFARWLLRANNAIYANVAGKQIRLATPNSSPAFSDVKNNDPDYIYIQGLAEAGLIPSPLTGDSSALLFRPNAPLTREDLIAWKVPLDIRKALPSANLDTIKNTWGFQDTNKINPQLVRALYADFQNAEQANIRRVFGFTTLFQPKRPVTRAEAAATLWYFGFQGDGVSAADAVQGQDTQQSGVN
- the dusB gene encoding tRNA dihydrouridine synthase DusB, which encodes MAIYSSPLKIGNLEVHSRVLQSPLSGVTDLVFRRLVRRFAPDSMLYTEMVNATEISQLQELPQLMVIGDKEQPISMQLFDCRPDFMAVAAEKAVKEGAMTIDINMGCPVNKITKKGGGSSLLRQPEIAEQIVREVVGAVSVPVTVKTRLGWNAQEINIIDFARRLQDAGAQMLTLHARTREQGYHGPADWQWIKRVKEVLSIPVIANGDIVSVEAAINCLEFTRADGVMCSRGTLGYPYLVGEIDYYLKTGKKLPKPTSIDLLSLAKEHLQGLWLYKGQRGIWQARKHLAWYCQNFTGAAVWRDRFSRIESLAEGCDLIDRAIAQLNLENENIYR
- a CDS encoding ABC transporter permease, with product MEMLENLKMAFSALMGNKLRSGLTMLGIAIGNASVIALVGVGEGAQKVALEQFEALGPNVLFVSTSSRNVRRTIPNPRPLTYEDAQAIASQVPAIAAISPELSGKRILSFGNRTSNSPLIGVGAEYLNVRNRQLSKGRFIMESDLKRDNRVIVLGSELAKNLFGNRNPVGENLRIGNLGFQVIGILQAKGSLFEANQDDRALIPLTTMSNQVLGRNSIFGIPLTHISVLAKNSAQIKAAQFQISNLLQMRHQVSDENYVQVFLQTTVLEMAKETNDSLTRMLASIASISLFVGGIGVMNIMLVSVTERTQEIGLRKALGAKEGDIKGQFLIESVILATTGGIIGIFVGIQGMYLAGIFAALTTSVSIPAIILALGVSSAIGLIFGVVPAHRAAKLDPIVALRRL